A window of Streptomyces sp. SAI-127 contains these coding sequences:
- a CDS encoding 3-oxoacyl-ACP reductase family protein produces the protein MSVRDKVALVTGAGRGIGEAIADRLAAQGAAVAVCDLDPEAAAKVAGRLVERYGVRATGVGADISDSAAVHAAVERVTVELGPVDVLVNNAAVDVIGRFVDSTADTWDRIIDVNLRGTITVTRAVLDSMIQSGGGRIVHIASDAGRVGSSGEVVYSATKGGVIAFGKALAREVARHGITVNSVCPGPTDTALLGQVADYSQKMYDATVRAIPLRRVAQPDEIAGVVAFLASDDAAYMTGQTLSVSGGLTMV, from the coding sequence GTGAGCGTACGGGACAAGGTGGCACTCGTCACCGGAGCGGGACGCGGGATCGGCGAGGCGATCGCCGACCGGCTCGCCGCCCAGGGAGCCGCGGTCGCCGTCTGCGACCTGGACCCGGAGGCCGCCGCCAAGGTCGCGGGCCGACTCGTCGAGCGATACGGAGTGCGGGCGACGGGGGTCGGCGCGGACATCTCCGACAGCGCGGCCGTGCACGCGGCCGTGGAGCGGGTGACCGTCGAGCTCGGTCCGGTCGACGTCCTGGTCAACAACGCGGCCGTCGACGTCATCGGCCGCTTCGTCGACAGCACCGCGGACACCTGGGACCGGATCATCGACGTCAATCTGCGCGGCACGATCACGGTGACCCGGGCCGTACTGGACTCGATGATCCAAAGCGGTGGCGGCCGGATCGTGCACATCGCCTCGGACGCCGGCCGGGTCGGCTCGTCCGGCGAGGTGGTGTACTCCGCGACGAAGGGCGGGGTCATCGCCTTCGGCAAGGCGCTGGCCCGCGAGGTCGCCAGGCACGGCATCACCGTCAACAGCGTCTGCCCCGGTCCGACCGACACCGCGCTGCTCGGACAGGTCGCCGACTACAGCCAGAAGATGTACGACGCGACCGTGCGGGCCATCCCGCTGCGCCGCGTCGCCCAGCCCGACGAGATCGCCGGTGTGGTGGCCTTCCTCGCGTCCGACGACGCCGCCTACATGACCGGGCAGACGCTCTCGGTCAGCGGCGGCCTCACGATGGTCTGA
- a CDS encoding enoyl-CoA hydratase/isomerase family protein, whose protein sequence is MNTVLRTELRDRIAVLTLDRPGQLNAIGSETADQLKQALADVRDNDDVRALVITGAGRAFSAGADLGEIESFTAPGQFRAFVGRLTEAFALLEDFPKPSVAAVHGFAFGGGLELALACDLRVAERGTRLGLPEMKLGVLPGAGGTQRLPRLLPSAIAKQMILTGEPVDAERAHALGLVNELAEPGGALKTAEALAAKLTAGAPLALAAGKRLIDYGLGMDLEAAIAYERETVAVLFSTEDRAEGLKAFRERRPGDFRGV, encoded by the coding sequence GTGAACACCGTGCTGCGTACCGAACTCCGCGACCGAATCGCCGTGCTGACCCTCGACCGGCCGGGGCAGCTCAACGCCATCGGCTCCGAGACCGCCGACCAGCTGAAACAGGCTCTCGCCGATGTGCGCGACAACGACGACGTACGCGCCCTGGTCATCACCGGTGCGGGACGCGCCTTCTCGGCCGGTGCCGACCTCGGTGAGATCGAGTCGTTCACGGCACCCGGGCAGTTCCGTGCCTTCGTGGGGCGCCTGACCGAGGCGTTCGCGCTCCTGGAGGACTTCCCCAAGCCGTCGGTCGCCGCCGTCCACGGGTTCGCCTTCGGCGGCGGTCTGGAGCTGGCCCTCGCCTGCGACCTGCGGGTGGCCGAACGCGGCACCCGGCTGGGCCTGCCCGAGATGAAGCTCGGCGTGCTGCCGGGCGCGGGCGGCACCCAGCGGCTGCCCCGCCTCCTGCCGTCGGCGATCGCCAAGCAGATGATCCTCACCGGCGAGCCGGTCGACGCGGAGCGGGCTCACGCGCTCGGGCTCGTCAACGAACTCGCCGAGCCCGGCGGCGCGCTCAAGACCGCCGAAGCCCTGGCCGCGAAGCTGACCGCCGGGGCCCCGCTCGCGCTCGCGGCAGGCAAGCGGCTGATCGACTACGGGCTCGGCATGGACCTGGAGGCGGCGATCGCGTACGAGCGCGAAACCGTCGCGGTGCTGTTCTCCACCGAGGACCGGGCCGAGGGACTCAAGGCCTTCCGGGAACGCCGACCGGGCGACTTCCGCGGCGTGTAG
- a CDS encoding CoA transferase → MIWRWAVRPLEGYSVVELGMWVAAPAAATMLADWGADVVKVEAPTGDPNRYTLKHVGQDIDSAPPFETDNRGKRGIVLDLRSQEGKDVLERLLERADVFVTNLRPGALERLGLAPDELRARHPRLVVGTLTGYGWTGAERDRAGYDVSAFWARPGIAAMLNPAGEPPPGIRPGLGDRTAAANLVAGVLAALLRRERTGEGGVVDVSLLRSGTYANGNDLALQNFFGKRGRTRHRTEHESPLYNSYRAADDRWFWLVGLEGNRHWPGVVKALGREDLETDERFATGKARRGHVRELIAVFDEEFAKRPLDEWAERFDAEGVWWAPVQTLAEVAADPQADAVGAFVEQPGMGDAPPLRTVATPVAFWGVDEKPRGGAPTLGEHTDEVLRELN, encoded by the coding sequence ATGATCTGGAGGTGGGCCGTGCGGCCACTGGAGGGCTATTCCGTGGTCGAGCTGGGCATGTGGGTGGCGGCTCCGGCCGCGGCCACCATGCTCGCCGACTGGGGCGCGGACGTGGTGAAGGTGGAGGCGCCGACGGGCGACCCCAACCGGTACACGCTCAAGCACGTCGGGCAGGACATCGACAGCGCTCCCCCGTTCGAGACCGACAACCGCGGCAAACGCGGGATCGTCCTCGACCTGCGCTCGCAGGAGGGCAAGGACGTACTGGAGCGGCTGCTGGAACGCGCCGACGTGTTCGTCACCAACCTCCGCCCGGGCGCCCTGGAGCGGCTGGGTCTCGCGCCGGACGAGCTGCGGGCCCGCCATCCCCGCCTGGTCGTCGGCACGTTGACGGGCTACGGCTGGACGGGCGCCGAGCGCGACCGTGCCGGGTACGACGTCTCCGCGTTCTGGGCCCGGCCCGGCATCGCCGCCATGCTCAACCCGGCCGGGGAGCCACCGCCCGGCATCCGGCCCGGCCTCGGCGACCGTACGGCCGCCGCCAACCTGGTCGCCGGGGTGCTGGCCGCGCTGCTGCGACGCGAACGCACCGGCGAGGGCGGGGTGGTCGACGTGTCGCTGCTGCGATCCGGGACCTACGCAAACGGCAACGACCTCGCGCTGCAGAACTTCTTCGGCAAGCGCGGCCGTACCCGCCACCGCACCGAGCACGAGTCGCCGCTCTACAACTCCTACCGGGCCGCCGACGACCGCTGGTTCTGGCTGGTCGGTCTGGAGGGCAACCGGCACTGGCCCGGTGTCGTCAAGGCACTCGGCCGCGAGGACCTGGAGACGGACGAGCGGTTCGCGACCGGCAAGGCCCGGCGCGGCCACGTACGTGAGCTGATCGCCGTGTTCGACGAGGAGTTCGCCAAGCGTCCGCTGGACGAGTGGGCCGAGCGCTTCGACGCCGAGGGCGTGTGGTGGGCGCCCGTGCAGACCCTGGCGGAGGTCGCGGCCGATCCGCAGGCGGATGCGGTCGGGGCGTTCGTCGAACAGCCGGGCATGGGGGACGCGCCGCCGCTGCGGACGGTGGCCACGCCCGTCGCCTTCTGGGGCGTCGACGAGAAGCCGCGCGGCGGCGCGCCGACGCTCGGCGAGCACACCGACGAAGTGCTCCGCGAACTCAACTGA
- a CDS encoding SDR family NAD(P)-dependent oxidoreductase: MGILDDKVAIVTGGGRGLGRAHCLALAEAGATVVVNDLGSGIHGEQTGDSPADEVVAEITKLGGRAIANHSSVTDWAATETMVADTVAEFGRLDIVVNNAGIVRDRMLFSMTEAEFDTVIAVHLKGTFALTRHACAYWREASKRGERVAGRVINTTSGTGLFGNQGQSNYGAAKAGIAGLTVLTALEMRRYGVTANAISPIAATRMTDGLAVGESLQATEGFDPRDPANASGVVVYLASDSAAWLTGQVLRIEGNRLNRLQGWTVAAVHPSRSGQALTYDELVDAVPQLYGAVPAGRATGVGQ, translated from the coding sequence GTGGGCATCCTCGACGACAAGGTCGCCATCGTCACCGGCGGCGGAAGAGGCCTCGGACGGGCGCACTGTCTGGCGCTCGCCGAGGCCGGCGCGACCGTGGTGGTGAACGACCTCGGCTCGGGCATACACGGCGAGCAGACCGGCGACTCCCCCGCCGACGAGGTCGTCGCCGAGATCACCAAGCTCGGCGGTCGGGCGATCGCCAACCACTCCTCGGTGACCGACTGGGCGGCGACCGAGACCATGGTCGCGGACACCGTCGCGGAGTTCGGCCGCCTCGACATCGTCGTGAACAACGCGGGGATCGTGCGCGACCGCATGCTGTTCTCGATGACGGAGGCCGAGTTCGACACCGTCATCGCGGTGCACCTGAAGGGCACCTTCGCGCTCACCCGGCATGCGTGCGCGTACTGGCGCGAGGCGTCGAAGCGGGGCGAGCGGGTCGCCGGCCGCGTGATCAACACGACGTCCGGGACCGGCCTGTTCGGCAACCAGGGCCAGTCCAACTACGGGGCGGCGAAGGCCGGGATCGCCGGGCTCACCGTCCTCACCGCCCTGGAGATGCGCCGCTACGGCGTCACCGCGAACGCCATCTCGCCGATCGCGGCCACGCGGATGACGGACGGCCTGGCCGTGGGCGAGTCGCTCCAGGCCACCGAGGGCTTCGACCCGCGCGATCCCGCCAACGCCTCCGGCGTCGTCGTCTACCTGGCCTCCGACAGCGCGGCCTGGCTGACCGGCCAGGTCCTGCGCATCGAGGGCAACCGGCTGAACCGCCTGCAGGGCTGGACCGTCGCCGCCGTCCACCCCAGCCGGTCCGGACAGGCTCTGACCTACGACGAACTCGTCGACGCGGTACCGCAGTTGTACGGCGCCGTCCCCGCGGGACGGGCGACGGGCGTCGGCCAGTGA
- a CDS encoding DoxX family protein — MKGHDAAALVLRASLGPMLFAHGWNKVAGPGGLKGTTGWFEALGLKPAEVHARMAAGTEMAAGVGIALGAANPLPAAAAVGLMTVAARTDHRGKGFFVFKGGWEYAGVVGGAAVALAALGNGRYSLDGLLGHQRTGTRHALLAAGVGTASAAALLALCYRPEKKPDETDQ, encoded by the coding sequence GTGAAGGGCCACGACGCCGCCGCCCTCGTGCTGCGCGCGAGCCTCGGCCCGATGCTCTTCGCGCACGGCTGGAACAAGGTCGCCGGACCGGGCGGGCTCAAGGGCACCACGGGCTGGTTCGAGGCGCTGGGCCTCAAACCGGCCGAGGTGCACGCCCGGATGGCGGCCGGCACCGAGATGGCCGCGGGCGTCGGTATCGCGCTCGGCGCCGCCAACCCGCTCCCCGCGGCGGCGGCCGTCGGCCTGATGACCGTGGCCGCGCGGACCGACCACCGCGGCAAGGGCTTCTTCGTCTTCAAGGGCGGCTGGGAGTACGCCGGTGTCGTGGGCGGCGCGGCCGTCGCACTGGCCGCGCTGGGCAACGGCCGGTACTCGCTCGACGGCCTGCTGGGCCACCAACGCACGGGCACCCGGCACGCGTTGCTGGCGGCCGGAGTCGGCACGGCGAGCGCGGCGGCACTGCTGGCACTGTGCTACCGGCCCGAGAAGAAGCCCGACGAGACAGATCAATGA
- a CDS encoding acyl-CoA dehydrogenase family protein codes for MDAADFSAVLSEVRRFVRDRVVPLEAEIDEKDEMPADIREAAKKMGLFGFALPEEYGGLGLSMLEEAQLMFELGYTTPSLRSMFGTNNGIAGHVLMVGGTEEQKAHWLPRIASGDVLASFALTEPEAGSDPSTLTTKAHLDGDEWVINGAKRYITNAPLADVFMVFARTDPDAPRTRGISTFLVPAGTPGLTVAPKDHKMGQFGAWTADVFFDDVRVPASALVGGAEGLNRGFSTAMGCIAHGRVHISALMVGMAERLVDESVGYASTRKQSGKLIGSFQLVQGLIADSQTDYYAGRATVLEAARAFDAGTDTKIGPSCTKYFASEMVWRVADRAVQIHGGAGYMRGVAVERFYRDARLFRIYEGTSQIQQVIIAKALLGEAARG; via the coding sequence ATGGACGCGGCTGACTTCAGCGCGGTGCTGTCCGAGGTCCGGCGTTTCGTCAGGGACCGCGTCGTGCCGCTCGAGGCGGAGATCGACGAGAAGGACGAGATGCCCGCGGACATCCGCGAGGCGGCCAAGAAGATGGGCCTGTTCGGCTTCGCGCTGCCCGAGGAGTACGGCGGACTGGGACTGTCGATGCTCGAGGAGGCCCAGTTGATGTTCGAGCTGGGCTACACGACCCCGTCGCTGCGTTCGATGTTCGGCACGAACAACGGCATCGCGGGTCATGTCCTCATGGTCGGCGGGACGGAGGAACAGAAGGCTCACTGGCTGCCGAGGATCGCCTCGGGTGACGTTCTGGCGTCGTTCGCGCTCACCGAGCCCGAGGCGGGTTCCGATCCCTCGACGCTGACCACGAAGGCACATCTCGACGGCGACGAATGGGTGATCAACGGCGCCAAGCGCTACATCACCAACGCCCCGCTCGCCGACGTCTTCATGGTCTTCGCCCGCACCGACCCCGACGCCCCGCGCACCCGCGGCATCTCCACCTTCCTGGTCCCGGCCGGTACCCCGGGCCTCACCGTGGCCCCCAAGGACCACAAGATGGGCCAGTTCGGCGCCTGGACAGCGGACGTGTTCTTCGACGACGTCCGCGTTCCGGCTTCCGCGCTCGTCGGCGGCGCGGAGGGTCTGAACCGGGGCTTCTCCACGGCGATGGGCTGCATCGCCCACGGGCGGGTGCACATCTCCGCGCTGATGGTGGGTATGGCCGAGCGCCTGGTCGACGAGTCGGTCGGCTACGCGAGCACCCGCAAGCAGTCAGGGAAGCTCATCGGCTCCTTCCAGCTCGTCCAGGGCCTGATCGCCGACTCACAGACCGACTACTACGCCGGACGCGCCACCGTCCTGGAGGCCGCCCGCGCCTTCGACGCCGGCACGGACACCAAGATCGGGCCGTCCTGCACGAAGTACTTCGCCAGCGAGATGGTGTGGCGGGTCGCGGACCGCGCGGTGCAGATCCACGGCGGCGCGGGCTACATGCGCGGGGTCGCCGTCGAGCGCTTCTACCGCGACGCCCGGCTGTTCCGCATCTACGAGGGCACCAGCCAGATCCAGCAGGTCATCATCGCGAAGGCGCTGCTGGGCGAGGCGGCGCGCGGCTGA
- a CDS encoding ABC transporter substrate-binding protein encodes MTSIPSRRRLLATGAGAALGLSTLGATASPAAAAPTTAARGAGAEETRTLDELYQAAIAEGGKLVIYAGGDLANSGSGAAARTAFRQRFPQIDLNLIVDYSKYHDVRVDNQFATDTLVPDVVQLQTLQDFTRWKRQGRLLHYKPAGFSKLYKKFRDADGAWVAGMVIAFSYLYDVAAAGTDAPQTPLDLIDPHWKGAIASSYPHDDDAVLYLFALYAETYGWDWVADFAAQQPQFARGTFSPGTAVTNKEKIIGVGAGGNPLATSPNRWMMTDGHPFMAWGQRIAILKQAANPTAAKLYLNWQLSTERQTSNSWSVRTDIAPPTGLKPIWEYPNANVDGFPRFMEDRAQVERLKQTFALYFGEVKGDPTPGWPGLHPGA; translated from the coding sequence GTGACCAGCATTCCCAGTCGACGACGACTCCTGGCTACCGGAGCGGGCGCCGCGCTCGGCCTCAGCACGCTCGGCGCCACGGCGTCCCCTGCCGCGGCAGCCCCCACCACAGCCGCGCGCGGCGCCGGCGCCGAGGAGACCAGGACCCTCGACGAGCTGTACCAGGCCGCCATCGCCGAAGGCGGCAAGCTCGTGATCTACGCGGGCGGCGACCTCGCCAACTCGGGCAGCGGCGCCGCCGCCCGAACCGCTTTCCGCCAGCGATTCCCGCAGATCGACCTCAACCTCATCGTGGACTACAGCAAGTACCACGACGTCCGCGTGGACAACCAGTTCGCGACCGACACCCTGGTCCCCGACGTGGTGCAGTTGCAGACGCTCCAGGACTTCACCCGCTGGAAGCGCCAGGGCCGGCTACTGCACTACAAGCCCGCCGGCTTCAGCAAGCTGTACAAGAAGTTCCGGGACGCGGACGGTGCCTGGGTGGCCGGCATGGTCATCGCCTTCAGCTACCTGTACGACGTGGCGGCGGCCGGGACCGACGCGCCGCAGACGCCACTGGACCTGATCGACCCGCACTGGAAGGGCGCCATCGCCTCCTCCTACCCGCACGACGACGACGCCGTGCTCTACCTCTTCGCCCTCTACGCCGAGACCTACGGCTGGGACTGGGTGGCCGACTTCGCCGCCCAGCAGCCGCAGTTCGCCCGCGGCACCTTCTCCCCCGGCACCGCGGTCACCAACAAGGAGAAGATCATCGGCGTCGGCGCGGGTGGCAACCCGCTCGCCACCAGCCCGAACCGCTGGATGATGACCGACGGGCACCCGTTCATGGCGTGGGGACAGCGAATCGCGATCCTGAAACAGGCCGCCAACCCCACGGCGGCCAAGCTCTACCTCAACTGGCAGCTGTCCACCGAGCGCCAGACCTCCAACAGCTGGTCCGTGCGCACGGACATCGCGCCGCCCACCGGCCTCAAGCCGATCTGGGAGTATCCGAACGCCAACGTGGACGGGTTCCCTCGCTTCATGGAGGACCGGGCCCAGGTCGAGCGGCTGAAGCAGACCTTCGCCCTCTACTTCGGCGAGGTCAAGGGTGACCCGACACCCGGCTGGCCCGGTCTGCACCCGGGCGCCTGA
- a CDS encoding acyl-CoA dehydrogenase family protein, translating into MTADESELRELRASVREFLEAKSPEEAVRKLMESEPRFDPAVWSQAADQLRLPGLAIPEEYGGDGFGLVELGVVLEEMGRALFCAPFFATVLLAAQALLASGDKEACARLLPGIASGRTTATLAVAEEHGSWDPAMVSARAMPDGNGGWTLGGRKCFVIDGTTADLILVVARTVAGPTLFAVERDAPGLVAEPMETLDGTRAMARLTFDAVPATRVGAEGAGGRVMAKVLDIASVGLAAEQAGGARRCLETSADYARVRHQFGRPIGSFQAVKHKCADMLVQVELAEASSREAARLADEDSPDFPVAAAVAHACCSRAYMAAAMENIQVHGGIGFTWEHPAHLYFRRAKSSQLLFGGPAVYHERLLDRLGI; encoded by the coding sequence GTGACCGCCGACGAGAGCGAGCTGCGGGAACTGCGGGCGTCCGTAAGGGAGTTTCTGGAGGCCAAGTCGCCCGAGGAAGCGGTGCGCAAGCTCATGGAGAGCGAGCCGCGCTTCGACCCGGCGGTGTGGTCCCAGGCGGCCGACCAACTCCGCCTGCCCGGCCTGGCGATCCCGGAGGAGTACGGCGGTGACGGCTTCGGCCTCGTCGAACTCGGCGTCGTCCTGGAGGAGATGGGCCGCGCACTGTTCTGCGCGCCCTTCTTCGCCACCGTGCTCCTGGCCGCCCAGGCCCTGCTGGCCTCGGGCGACAAGGAGGCCTGTGCGCGCCTCCTGCCCGGCATCGCCTCCGGACGGACCACGGCCACCCTCGCGGTCGCCGAAGAACACGGTTCCTGGGACCCGGCCATGGTCTCGGCGCGTGCCATGCCGGACGGGAACGGCGGCTGGACGCTGGGCGGACGCAAATGCTTCGTCATCGACGGTACGACGGCCGACCTGATCCTCGTCGTCGCCCGTACCGTGGCCGGCCCCACGCTCTTCGCGGTGGAGCGGGACGCCCCGGGACTCGTGGCGGAACCGATGGAGACGCTGGACGGCACCCGGGCCATGGCCCGGCTGACCTTCGACGCCGTGCCCGCGACGCGGGTCGGGGCGGAGGGAGCGGGCGGACGCGTCATGGCCAAGGTCCTCGACATCGCCTCGGTGGGGCTGGCCGCCGAGCAGGCGGGCGGGGCGCGCCGGTGCCTGGAGACGAGCGCGGACTACGCCCGCGTCCGGCATCAGTTCGGCCGGCCTATCGGCTCCTTTCAGGCGGTCAAGCACAAGTGCGCCGACATGCTCGTCCAGGTGGAACTGGCCGAGGCCTCCTCCCGTGAGGCGGCGCGGCTGGCCGACGAGGACTCCCCGGACTTCCCGGTCGCCGCGGCCGTGGCCCACGCCTGCTGTTCACGGGCGTACATGGCCGCCGCCATGGAGAACATCCAGGTCCACGGCGGCATCGGGTTCACCTGGGAGCACCCGGCCCATCTGTACTTCCGACGGGCCAAGTCCTCCCAGCTGCTGTTCGGCGGCCCGGCGGTGTATCACGAGCGGTTGTTGGACCGGCTCGGAATCTGA
- a CDS encoding acyl-CoA dehydrogenase family protein: MESDDMRDFAAEARRFLDAHVAKAPDRTTVTWGEGDDSMAYFSSLPPEEEREFVQRAREWQRIRHENGFGWITGPVEYGGRGLTPVHDLLYDAVESEYDVADTGVLSVIGLGMIGPTILAHAQPHIKDRWLPAMYRGDAIACQLFSEPGAGSDLASVATRAVREGGDWVLNGQKVWTSVAQHSQIGLALTRTNPDAPKHRGITAFLVPMDTPGVEVRPLRQMTGGADFNEVFLTDVRIPDDHRLGEVDGGWTVALTTLMNERATVGSEGVGPVGAALSPDHLSALMRATWTWDDRALRARLGELLVDVMATEHLNARALRKLRGGVAPGPEMSVSKLMYGQNLTRAAHFVSDVLGPRIIADTGQWGTYAWTELLLATPALRILGGTEEIMKNILAERVLGLPKEPVTTAAKEVRP, encoded by the coding sequence ATGGAATCCGACGACATGCGGGACTTCGCCGCCGAGGCGCGCCGCTTCCTCGACGCGCACGTGGCGAAGGCCCCCGACCGCACCACCGTCACCTGGGGCGAGGGCGACGACTCGATGGCGTACTTCAGCAGCCTCCCGCCCGAGGAGGAGCGGGAGTTCGTGCAACGCGCCCGGGAGTGGCAGCGGATCCGCCACGAGAACGGCTTCGGTTGGATCACCGGACCGGTGGAGTACGGCGGCCGGGGACTGACCCCGGTCCACGACCTCCTCTACGACGCCGTCGAGTCGGAGTACGACGTCGCCGACACCGGTGTGCTCAGTGTGATCGGCCTGGGCATGATCGGGCCGACGATCCTGGCCCACGCCCAGCCCCACATCAAGGACCGCTGGCTGCCGGCGATGTACCGCGGTGACGCCATCGCCTGCCAGTTGTTCAGTGAGCCGGGCGCGGGATCCGACCTGGCGAGCGTGGCGACCCGGGCCGTCCGCGAGGGCGGGGACTGGGTGCTGAACGGGCAGAAGGTGTGGACGTCGGTCGCCCAGCACAGCCAGATCGGACTCGCGCTCACCCGCACGAACCCCGACGCGCCCAAGCACCGCGGCATCACGGCCTTCCTGGTCCCCATGGACACGCCAGGCGTCGAGGTCCGGCCGCTCAGGCAGATGACCGGCGGCGCGGACTTCAACGAGGTGTTCCTCACCGACGTCCGCATCCCCGACGACCACCGGCTCGGTGAGGTCGACGGCGGCTGGACGGTCGCCCTGACCACCCTGATGAACGAGCGCGCGACGGTCGGCAGCGAGGGCGTGGGCCCGGTGGGCGCTGCCTTGTCCCCGGACCACCTCTCGGCGCTGATGCGGGCCACCTGGACCTGGGACGACCGCGCCCTGCGCGCGCGCCTCGGTGAACTCCTCGTGGACGTCATGGCGACCGAGCACCTCAACGCACGCGCCCTGCGCAAACTGCGCGGCGGGGTAGCACCGGGCCCCGAGATGTCCGTCTCGAAGCTGATGTACGGCCAGAACCTGACCCGAGCCGCACACTTCGTGTCCGACGTGCTCGGCCCCCGGATCATCGCGGACACCGGCCAGTGGGGCACCTACGCCTGGACCGAACTGCTCCTGGCCACCCCTGCCTTGCGCATCCTCGGCGGCACCGAGGAGATCATGAAGAACATCCTCGCGGAACGCGTCCTCGGCCTGCCCAAGGAACCGGTGACCACCGCTGCCAAGGAGGTGCGGCCGTGA
- a CDS encoding thiolase family protein: protein MTEAVIIGVGLHPFGRFPGKPALDMGADAVRLALADAGVNWPQIQGGYIGSYEVANPDAIVGRLGLTGIPMRGVFNGCATAGTAVALAARAIETGEHDLTIAIGLDKHPRGAFAADPSVAGIPSWYGQTGLFLTTHFFGMKINRYMHEHGISHETLARVASKNFRNAAGNEKAWRRTPLSPEEVLASPVLNYPLRQFMYCGPNEGAAAVVMCRADQAHKYTSTPVRVRATSLRSRRLGAFEVQSPSFPVGEPVDSPSVEASREAYERAGIGPEDVDVAQLQDTDAGSEVIHMAENGLCKDGEQERLIAEGATEIGGRLPVNTDGGLLGNGEPIGASGLRQIHEIVLQLRGTAGTRQIPGTPRVGYTHLYGAPGASAVTILST from the coding sequence ATGACCGAGGCCGTCATCATCGGGGTGGGCCTCCACCCCTTCGGCCGCTTCCCCGGCAAGCCCGCGCTGGACATGGGCGCGGACGCGGTACGGCTGGCGCTCGCCGACGCGGGCGTGAACTGGCCGCAGATCCAGGGCGGTTACATCGGCAGCTACGAGGTCGCCAACCCGGACGCGATCGTCGGCCGGCTCGGCCTGACCGGCATACCGATGCGCGGTGTCTTCAACGGCTGCGCGACGGCCGGTACGGCGGTGGCGCTGGCCGCCCGCGCGATCGAGACCGGTGAGCACGACCTGACCATCGCGATCGGCCTGGACAAGCACCCGCGCGGCGCGTTCGCCGCCGACCCGTCCGTGGCCGGCATCCCCTCCTGGTACGGGCAGACCGGGCTCTTCCTCACGACCCACTTCTTCGGCATGAAGATCAACCGCTATATGCACGAGCACGGCATCTCCCACGAGACGCTGGCTCGCGTGGCCTCGAAGAACTTCCGCAACGCGGCCGGCAACGAGAAGGCCTGGCGGCGTACGCCCCTGTCGCCCGAGGAGGTCCTCGCCTCCCCGGTCCTCAACTACCCCCTGCGCCAGTTCATGTACTGCGGCCCGAACGAGGGCGCCGCGGCCGTCGTGATGTGCCGGGCCGACCAGGCCCACAAGTACACCTCCACCCCCGTACGGGTCCGTGCCACCTCCCTGCGCAGCCGCAGGCTCGGCGCGTTCGAGGTGCAGAGCCCGTCGTTCCCGGTGGGGGAGCCCGTGGACAGCCCGAGCGTGGAGGCGTCCCGGGAGGCGTACGAACGCGCGGGCATCGGCCCCGAGGACGTCGACGTCGCCCAGCTCCAGGACACCGACGCCGGTTCGGAGGTCATCCACATGGCGGAGAACGGCCTCTGCAAGGACGGCGAGCAGGAACGCCTCATCGCCGAGGGCGCCACCGAGATCGGCGGCCGGCTCCCGGTCAACACCGACGGCGGACTGCTCGGCAACGGCGAACCGATCGGCGCGTCAGGGCTGCGCCAGATCCACGAGATCGTCCTCCAGCTGCGCGGTACGGCGGGCACGCGCCAGATCCCCGGCACACCGCGCGTCGGCTACACCCACCTGTACGGCGCGCCCGGCGCGTCGGCGGTGACGATCCTCTCGACCTGA
- a CDS encoding OB-fold domain-containing protein, with amino-acid sequence MTTTQRPVAEGLFTWPPAAAPLRLIGSECRVCGLVSFPAAATCVRCASDESKERLLADRGTLWTYTTQDFRPPSPPYDGPQTFEPYAVGYIELPGELLVEARLTEPDPEKLRIGQDMRLTLVPYTVQDDGTEVVTFAFAPVEEATRIEESARIEEAS; translated from the coding sequence ATGACGACGACACAACGCCCCGTCGCCGAGGGCCTGTTCACCTGGCCGCCCGCCGCCGCGCCCCTCCGGCTGATCGGTTCCGAGTGCCGGGTGTGCGGCCTGGTGAGCTTCCCGGCCGCCGCGACCTGCGTCCGGTGCGCGAGCGACGAGTCGAAGGAACGGCTCCTGGCGGACCGCGGCACGCTCTGGACGTACACGACCCAGGACTTCCGCCCGCCGTCCCCGCCGTACGACGGCCCCCAGACCTTCGAGCCCTACGCCGTCGGATACATCGAACTCCCCGGCGAGCTGCTGGTCGAGGCCCGCCTCACCGAACCCGACCCGGAGAAGCTGCGGATCGGGCAGGACATGCGGCTGACGCTCGTGCCCTACACCGTGCAGGACGACGGCACCGAGGTCGTCACCTTCGCGTTCGCCCCGGTCGAAGAGGCCACCCGGATCGAAGAGTCCGCCCGGATCGAGGAGGCGTCATGA